A stretch of the bacterium genome encodes the following:
- a CDS encoding GntR family transcriptional regulator: protein MVILKSSSVTDSLERDLLEQIQKGLLKPGDFLLPVRELSKKYKISYNSVRKTTDKLSRQGLLTSWQGKGIVVTEPARDEEIINIGFLFCTIFAKIPSDPFMVKVFNGIQRQLKKQRTHLASFSVSEDDQKKLLIPRPVLEKEIKGLLVMGHIMPKYILKLKKLTIPMVIIDTHIIKGIDSISTDNINSAYMAVEYLASLGHRRIAIIFQQLQDQSLHIGRFRGYKLVIDALGLEYDQSIVKVVDFISDGGYRAMKKILSTSPLPTAIFAGNDIIAINAMRAIREKGLRIPDDISIIGFDDIEIARYSDPPLTTMRVLKEEIGKLAAARLTDIIEGKEENAVAISVMAELVKRKSCRKLKTGGIR from the coding sequence GTGGTGATACTCAAAAGCAGTTCGGTTACAGACAGCCTGGAAAGGGATCTACTGGAACAGATACAGAAGGGTCTGTTAAAGCCAGGTGATTTTTTGCTTCCCGTACGTGAACTAAGCAAAAAATATAAAATATCTTACAACTCAGTCAGAAAAACCACTGATAAATTATCCAGACAAGGCCTGCTGACTTCATGGCAGGGTAAGGGAATAGTTGTAACAGAACCTGCTCGAGACGAAGAAATTATCAATATCGGATTTTTATTCTGCACAATTTTTGCAAAGATTCCTTCTGATCCGTTTATGGTAAAGGTTTTCAATGGAATTCAGAGACAGCTCAAAAAGCAGAGAACTCATCTGGCAAGTTTCTCCGTCAGTGAAGATGACCAGAAAAAACTTCTTATACCCCGCCCTGTCCTAGAGAAAGAAATTAAGGGTCTACTGGTAATGGGACATATAATGCCAAAATACATCCTTAAATTAAAGAAGCTCACTATTCCAATGGTCATTATCGATACTCATATTATTAAAGGGATAGATTCTATTTCGACAGATAACATAAACAGTGCCTACATGGCAGTTGAATATCTTGCGTCACTTGGACACCGCAGAATTGCAATCATTTTTCAACAGCTACAAGACCAATCACTTCATATAGGCAGGTTTAGAGGATATAAGCTGGTTATCGACGCTCTTGGCCTTGAATACGACCAATCCATAGTTAAAGTGGTTGATTTTATATCAGACGGCGGATATCGGGCTATGAAAAAGATACTAAGCACTTCCCCGTTACCGACAGCTATCTTTGCCGGAAATGATATTATTGCCATAAATGCTATGAGAGCTATCAGAGAAAAAGGCCTCAGGATTCCCGATGATATAAGCATAATCGGTTTTGACGACATAGAGATTGCAAGATACAGCGACCCTCCCCTGACTACAATGAGAGTTCTAAAAGAAGAGATAGGAAAACTTGCAGCAGCAAGACTTACCGACATCATAGAAGGGAAAGAAGAAAATGCCGTAGCTATTAGCGTTATGGCTGAGCTGGTAAAAAGAAAATCATGTAGAAAGCTGAAAACTGGAGGTATACGATGA
- a CDS encoding amino acid permease, giving the protein MYNRLVRQLGGIDVFCIAAGAMISSGLFILPGLIYAKVGPAVILVYILAGILILPALFSEAELTTAMPKAGGDYFFIERSMGSAAGTMGGFASWFSLSLKSAFSLVGIGVFATLINPNITDWQIKLISIGFCVFFIILNLTSVKFTGRFQVFFVILLISLLILYISRGTMFIDVNRYTPFMLSDKHALFAAAGMVFISFCGLTKVASVAEEVKNPTKNIPYGMILAFCVVLLLYGLAIFVTVGLLDKHELAHSLTPISTGGYKIFGKIGSLVMAIAAILAFITTANAGILAASRFPMAMSRDQLLPGFLANINKRFNTPHFSIIFTGIFMIIVMLFLNLENLVKVASTMQLVLFIFAFLACIVMRESKILNYKPTFRSPLYPWLQIAGIICYGFLIYEMGTIAILGTGSFILACILWHRIYVRKISMRKSALIHIVERITAKEIAGDSLGAELREVLKERDKIIEDRFDELVKRCKVIDITKQATLKEFFAIIAEKLASRLNMDAKQVLDSLIAREKTSTTVIKPGLAIPHIIIDGKHKFELVIVRCEAGINFIESSTPVYAVFILVGTRDERNFHLRALSAIAQITQDANFDKDWLHAKSIEGLRDIILLGKRHRE; this is encoded by the coding sequence ATGTATAATAGATTGGTCCGTCAGCTTGGTGGTATTGATGTATTTTGCATTGCTGCTGGTGCAATGATTAGTTCAGGACTGTTTATCCTTCCTGGACTGATCTATGCTAAAGTTGGTCCGGCTGTGATCCTTGTCTATATCCTGGCAGGCATACTCATTCTACCCGCGTTATTTTCTGAGGCTGAGCTGACTACAGCTATGCCTAAAGCCGGCGGCGATTACTTCTTTATTGAGCGAAGCATGGGCTCAGCGGCAGGCACAATGGGTGGATTCGCCAGTTGGTTTTCACTCAGTCTTAAAAGCGCGTTCTCATTAGTTGGCATTGGTGTATTTGCAACATTGATCAATCCAAATATCACAGATTGGCAGATTAAACTCATTTCTATAGGATTCTGTGTTTTTTTTATAATTCTCAACCTGACAAGCGTTAAATTCACAGGAAGGTTTCAGGTTTTCTTTGTAATTCTACTTATCAGTTTATTGATTCTATATATATCTCGCGGAACAATGTTTATTGATGTCAATAGATACACTCCTTTCATGCTGTCTGATAAGCACGCGCTGTTTGCAGCAGCCGGTATGGTCTTTATATCGTTCTGTGGATTGACAAAGGTTGCAAGTGTTGCAGAAGAGGTAAAAAATCCAACAAAGAACATCCCGTACGGAATGATACTGGCATTTTGCGTTGTACTGCTTCTTTATGGTTTAGCAATTTTTGTAACAGTGGGCTTGCTTGACAAGCATGAACTGGCGCATTCCCTGACTCCAATATCAACTGGTGGATATAAGATATTTGGTAAAATTGGCAGCTTGGTTATGGCAATCGCTGCAATACTTGCTTTTATTACTACTGCTAATGCGGGTATACTGGCTGCATCACGTTTTCCTATGGCAATGAGCCGTGATCAGCTTCTGCCAGGATTTCTTGCAAATATAAACAAACGATTTAACACACCGCACTTTTCTATAATATTTACAGGAATTTTCATGATAATAGTGATGCTTTTTCTAAATCTTGAAAATCTTGTAAAAGTAGCCTCCACCATGCAGCTCGTATTATTTATATTTGCGTTCCTAGCATGCATTGTTATGCGTGAAAGCAAAATCCTAAATTACAAGCCAACATTCCGCTCGCCATTGTATCCCTGGTTACAAATAGCAGGAATCATCTGTTATGGGTTTCTAATATATGAGATGGGCACTATAGCTATCCTTGGAACGGGAAGCTTTATACTTGCCTGTATTCTATGGCATAGAATCTATGTTCGTAAGATATCCATGCGCAAGTCCGCTTTAATACATATTGTTGAGCGTATAACTGCCAAAGAGATTGCAGGTGATTCATTAGGAGCTGAGCTACGCGAAGTTCTAAAAGAACGGGACAAAATAATAGAAGACAGATTTGACGAATTAGTAAAAAGATGCAAAGTAATTGATATAACAAAACAAGCTACACTTAAAGAATTCTTCGCAATTATTGCAGAAAAACTCGCTAGCAGATTAAACATGGACGCAAAGCAAGTGCTCGATTCTTTAATTGCGCGGGAGAAAACTTCAACAACAGTAATAAAGCCAGGATTGGCAATTCCACATATAATTATTGACGGCAAGCACAAATTCGAACTGGTTATAGTAAGATGTGAAGCTGGCATTAACTTTATAGAATCGTCAACTCCTGTTTATGCTGTATTCATATTAGTTGGCACACGTGATGAAAGGAATTTTCATCTGCGCGCTTTATCAGCAATTGCACAAATTACCCAAGATGCAAACTTTGACAAAGACTGGTTACATGCTAAAAGCATCGAAGGGCTACGAGATATTATACTTCTTGGAAAAAGACACCGTGAATGA
- a CDS encoding formate--tetrahydrofolate ligase, which produces MMTDLKIAQAAKLKPIQEIAKNIGLKDDELELYGKYKAKIILEVQDRLHTQSNGKYIDVTAITPTPLGEGKTVTTIGLSMALNRIGKKTITAIRQPSMGPTFGIKGGAAGGGYSQVIPMEDFNLHLTGDIHAVGVAHNLLAAFIDNSLQKKNPLNIDPFSITWRRVVDISDRALRNIVIGLGGKIDGVPRETGFDITVASEVMAILALTTGLKDLRKRLGKIVIGYTRDEEPVTAEDLKCAGAMTVLMKDAIKPTLMQTLENTPVFVHAGPFANIAHGNSSILADKIGLKLADYVVTESGFGADCGAEKFLNIKCRYSKLIPDAAVIVCTVRALKMHSGDFTVVAGKPLDEGLIKENLDAIERGACNLEKHIENIKLFGIPVVVAVNRFTTDTDKEIELIRGIAKGAGAEDAVESTVWAEGGKGGEELAKKVVEVAEKPSNFKFLYDLEQSIEEKMTIIAKKIYGADGIDISPVVRKKIRMYEKNGLDKLPICMAKTHLSLSHDPKLKGRPKGFTVPIKDIRLSAGAGFLYPLLGDMRTMPGLPTTPAGTKIDIDSTGKTVGLF; this is translated from the coding sequence ATGATGACAGATTTAAAAATTGCACAAGCTGCAAAACTTAAACCAATTCAGGAGATTGCCAAAAATATTGGTCTAAAAGATGATGAACTAGAATTGTATGGTAAGTACAAGGCAAAAATTATTCTTGAAGTCCAAGACAGGTTACATACACAATCAAATGGCAAGTATATTGATGTAACAGCCATTACTCCTACTCCTCTTGGTGAAGGGAAAACAGTTACAACTATTGGCCTGAGTATGGCACTCAACAGAATAGGCAAAAAGACAATTACTGCAATAAGACAGCCTTCAATGGGTCCCACATTTGGAATTAAAGGTGGCGCAGCAGGCGGAGGATATTCACAAGTTATACCTATGGAGGATTTCAATCTTCATCTTACAGGAGATATACACGCTGTAGGAGTAGCTCATAACCTTCTTGCAGCATTTATTGACAACTCTCTTCAGAAAAAGAATCCATTAAATATAGATCCATTTAGTATCACATGGCGCCGTGTTGTTGATATCAGCGATAGAGCTCTGAGAAATATTGTAATAGGTCTGGGCGGCAAGATAGATGGAGTTCCTAGAGAAACCGGTTTTGATATAACTGTAGCTTCAGAAGTTATGGCAATCCTTGCTTTAACAACAGGCTTAAAAGATTTAAGAAAAAGGTTGGGCAAAATAGTAATTGGTTACACAAGAGATGAGGAGCCTGTAACAGCGGAAGATCTTAAATGCGCAGGCGCAATGACTGTTCTGATGAAGGACGCGATAAAGCCAACTTTAATGCAGACATTAGAGAATACGCCTGTGTTTGTGCATGCAGGCCCATTTGCAAATATTGCACACGGCAATAGTTCTATACTGGCTGACAAAATAGGATTAAAACTTGCTGATTATGTAGTAACAGAGAGTGGATTTGGAGCAGATTGCGGAGCAGAAAAATTTCTTAACATCAAATGCCGTTATAGTAAACTAATTCCCGATGCGGCTGTAATAGTATGTACTGTCAGGGCACTTAAGATGCACAGCGGTGATTTTACGGTCGTTGCAGGAAAGCCGCTTGATGAGGGATTAATCAAAGAAAATCTGGATGCTATTGAGCGTGGAGCTTGTAATTTAGAGAAACATATTGAAAATATAAAATTGTTTGGAATCCCTGTAGTAGTTGCTGTAAATAGATTCACTACTGATACAGATAAAGAAATAGAGTTAATAAGAGGAATAGCTAAAGGGGCTGGCGCAGAAGATGCAGTTGAAAGTACTGTATGGGCTGAAGGAGGTAAGGGAGGAGAAGAACTTGCAAAGAAGGTTGTTGAAGTTGCAGAGAAACCCAGTAATTTTAAATTTCTATATGATTTAGAACAATCAATAGAAGAGAAGATGACTATCATTGCAAAAAAGATTTATGGAGCTGATGGGATAGATATTTCTCCTGTGGTTAGAAAGAAGATCCGTATGTATGAAAAAAATGGGCTTGATAAACTACCTATCTGTATGGCAAAGACACATCTTTCACTTTCTCATGATCCAAAATTAAAAGGAAGACCAAAAGGTTTCACAGTTCCAATAAAAGACATTAGGCTATCTGCAGGAGCAGGTTTTCTTTACCCTCTACTTGGAGACATGAGAACAATGCCAGGACTTCCGACTACCCCTGCTGGTACAAAGATAGATATTGATAGTACAGGCAAAACTGTTGGGTTGTTTTAA